aaaaaattaagtcaatttgtctctctgttttgccgtgaaagatggaaaatcacacagacacacacactttcccatttataatattagtatggatgaaacaaaaaaactatatttattcTACCAATTAGCTTCTATTAATCAGGAGCATCCTGTCGAATGTAacaggaataataaaaaaaaacatggtgaaAATTCTCTGTAATGGCATGGTAGCTCCTAAGCTAAACTATTGTATGGATAAATAAAATTGATCATACTTTGTTATTAACTCTTTTCTTATACACTTCTTTTTTGTCATCATTTTCTTCACTGACATGATAGTTTTCATCTTTGATGACTAAATTTTTCAACCCATATGATAAgaataagggtccccccacatctagcgtctcgcgagcgtagcgtcgggccaactgtatgggcagtctttttccatacagttggcccgacactATGTTCGCGAGAcactagatgtggggggaccctaacacTCAATTTAGATCAATAGAAAAAATaacaagaaaaagaaaaacaacAAATATAATCAAAGACAATGTGAtaaagcttgaccagaaatataattatgactatGCTCCATGTTGTAGAATACCATTAGATTTCATACTATTGAACTGTCACTGCGCATGCCTCATAATAACAGCACcttcttgacaatagtcatatgaCTGACTGATTTGACTGTTCAAGCTTTAAATGATAACCTAACcaccaaattaaaattttgaaaaaaccctcgactgcgacatagtatactgattttcatgaaacatggctaagaccactcccgactaactcagctttcagacaaaataaactaaatctaaatttgttcatccgttcgggagctacgatgccacagacaaacacacacacagacagacacgtcaaacttataacgccccatcgtttttgcgtcgggggttaaaaattggaGAAAAACAGAATGGGAATTTCCCAATCCAGAAGAAAATACCTTTGTAATATATCATCACAAGAACTCTTTAATCAGTTACCAATGCAAAGGAAAATAACATACCTCCAACGTCAATGAAGTTTTTAACTGCCAAGCCAGAGCGAGGAGCCACTCTGCCATAGCACCCCGAGGGCAACTCTATTTGCAAATCGGTCTTCACCACTTCTTTACCACGAGCGGGAACCGTGTAATCATAAGCACTGTAACAGAAAAttacatgaaaatattaatttggATACTGGTCACGAGGAAAAAGAGTACAGGATAATGATGAATAAGACCTATCAAAGTTGTAACAAGTGTAAGTACCTCTTCAGATCGAAACCAGCCGCCTTCTCGGAACCATGTACAGGAGCAAAAGCATGTTCACTTAGGCGTGTGAATTTTAAGATAGGCTGTGTCTCAGCAGGCATTTTTAGTATTCTGATAAATCTCCAAAACTACCACAGATTCACTTGCAACTATAAGGCAAGTTGAAGATATGAACTTAATATACGGAGTAAATcaagtaattaaattaaattaaattgaacaGCAAAGCAGAAACCAAATACCGATAACGAGTAGTCTTAGTAAATGAACTAAACCGAACGAAACAAAGCAAAGAAAGACGATAAATTGGCGGCAAAACTGGCAGAGGCAAGGCAAGATAAGGCAAATTCAGTGTCACTGTCACCCAACTGTCAGTACTGTCACCCTAaccgccaattttttttttttttttttctttgtccTTCTGGACAGGCTAGGACCATAGGCCATACCGCCTAACCGCCAAGTCAGAACAGAAatcatatcaaaactatttgaGACCCAAATAAAACCACACTTTGCAAACAATTttaatgcaaataaatggtGTGCGCATAgataagctaggaacacactacgcggacgtccgtcgtgaatcgaccgcggacgggaatctggacaatggaaatacacataaagctaggaacacactacgcggacgtccgtcgtgaatcgaccgcggacgggaatctggacaatgacattacacataaccgtgcaaactatcggtcgacggacgcggacgtggccttgagcgcacggacgtccgatcgaaatctggctctctggatgttttgttccgtgcacactgataggtcgcggtcgcggtcgttttacgacggacgtccgcgtagtatgttcctagcttaaccgtgcaaactatcggtcgacggaagtggacgtggccttgagcgcatggacgtccgatcgaaatctggctcgctggatgttttgttccgtgcacactgataggtcgcggtcgcggtcgttttacgacggacgtccgcgtagtatgttcctagcttaaaggcGACCAGTTGTACGAGGTGCCACTAGTTCACCGCCAGGGCATAAATTTTTTGCCCCTTCAAAGAGGGCTGAAAACTCCTCTTCAGCTCTGATTTTTTGTAAAGTGGTTTTAATCGTATTAGCATAATTGCAGGATTCGACTAAAACGACATTGACTTTCTGTAGCGCTTTGCTTAGATTTGATGTATACGAAAAAACTTTCCTTaaaatataaccacaaaattaaaattttgaaaaaacccccgaccgcgacattgtatacagattttcatgaaacatggctaagaacactcccgactaactcagctttcaaacaaaaaaaaactaaatcgaaatcggttcatccgttcgggagctacgatgccacagacagacacagacagacagacacacagacagacaaacagacagacagacaaacagacagacagacacgtcaaacttataacacccgtcgtttttgcgtcgggggttaaaaatgacgaGCGATATGATAAATTGGCTGTTTTCTATGGACAATTTTAGTTGGCAAGCTTGAGTGGTTACCTCTCGGTTTCCAGGCCGGCAATTATGGtctcgcgataaatgataaaacatctggccgtccctatcgcacttactaatagtgcgatagggacggcctgatattttatagtctatcgcgcgaccatgctacccgtgcagagtTACCGTTTTGAATTGCTTCAAGTGTGTCCACAATGATAGGAAACATTTCGGCAAATCTTTCGACTGCCGAATGTTTTTctgtccaggccccgtagccgaatggcatttctccgacgccaaacgaaagcgatacgccgctggctctgtcgcgccaatacgcaagcgcgatagagatagatatctactagcgcttcgtttcgtgagcgtttcgtgagcgattgtgccattcggctagccacgtGTCTCACACAAAGAAATCAGGGAAGAATGAGACGCGCCAATTTCTTCGGCAGCTTTTTTCTAAAGGTGATCTCGAATGGGCGATAGCCGAAAGAAATTGATCACGCTTTTTATTGGAGAAAAATTGTAcctatagataaaaaaaattacgtaCATGGGTACGTGTACCTACGTTTCATTTCATGGAAATTTCGATAGTAATTAGTACCTAACTTTGTAATTATGAAATTAAGCTACGGCAACCGCCGATAGGGCAGCCGCAAACACCGACCGATGTGTTCATATTCCAGTCCTAAGGGGGGGGTTTGAACCCCctgaccccccccccttataTACGTCCTTgaaggccgctgtacacatggagCCAGTACACATGGGGCCAGTACACACGGTTGGGCCAACCCTTGGACTTATCTCCGAAACGAAATaaataatggtaattttttgcataaaaattttataaaatacttataaaaagctctttcatttgatatgtaacacaatatagttaaaaaaactttgattttaattttcacttttaccccccaaaagtggcccctataattacattttctttattttaattacatgtTCGTCTTTGGGTCTCAGGTTTACATAAGtctgccaaatttcaagttaatcggttgagtagtttcggagaaaatcggctgtgacagacggacagacagacgcacgagtgctCCTATAAGgtttccgtttttcctttttgaggtacggaagtacggaaccctaataatcatttcctatttaatttaatttatttaattcagacATCAAATGGTCCAAAAATGTGTTAGTTAAGTCGCTTATTATCTATGTTagtaacaaaatcgaacaagtaatccatactaatattataaatgggaaagtgtgtgtgtctgtttgtttgtccgtctttcacggcaaaacggagcgacggattgacgtaattttttaaatgaagatagttgaagggatggatagtgacataggctacttttgtctctttctaacacgagcgaagccgcaggcaaaagctagcatTTAATCATTAAAAGTGACTTCGTCCTCTGACTCATTGCCCATAACAGCGGACAATCTAGCTTATTTGCTATCATGTTTAGAATGCTGCTGCTACTGCCGCGCACTCTGTCAAGCAGTGAGGCAGTTTTCTTGCGCCACACAGCATCGAAGCCATCTCTGCGCGCCTCTGCAAACATGGTCGACGCGCTGCAGAAACGCGGCAGTCTCAACAACATCCTAAACGCATTATTGTATTGGATtcaattaaaggaaaaatggaaaaattcacacctccggtagAACTCGAAACTGCCacctctggctttgccggagccatCTCGCTCCCAACTGCgacacggaggcctgctggatgtgtgcgaatttattgAATAAACGCCACGA
This genomic window from Leguminivora glycinivorella isolate SPB_JAAS2020 chromosome 1, LegGlyc_1.1, whole genome shotgun sequence contains:
- the LOC125226404 gene encoding deoxyuridine 5'-triphosphate nucleotidohydrolase — encoded protein: MPAETQPILKFTRLSEHAFAPVHGSEKAAGFDLKSAYDYTVPARGKEVVKTDLQIELPSGCYGRVAPRSGLAVKNFIDVGAGVIDEDYRGNVGVVLFNHSDQDFKVAKGDRIAQLICEKIYYPDLVEVGSLSETKRADGGFGSTGTQ